In the genome of Egibacteraceae bacterium, the window GAGGCGCTGCACCGCACGGAGGAGCGCACCGACGAGGCCGAGCGGCGCATCCGCCGGCTCGTGCTGGTGCACGCAAGCGTCCACGGCGCGACCGACATCCCCGCCTGCCTCATGTACATGAGCATCGCCAAGGACGCGGAGCGCATCGCCGACCTGTCGAAGAACCTGTTCGGCATCGCGAGCACCGTGGGCCCGCCGCCGCCCGGGCAGGTCCGCGACGACCTCGCTCGGCTGTGGGACACGATCTCGCCGATGATCACCGAGGCGACCCGGATCTTCGCCGACGACGACCGCGCGGCGGCCGAGGCGTTCATCGACGCCGCCCGGCGGCTGC includes:
- a CDS encoding PhoU domain-containing protein; this encodes MFKWLRASGDGLAEVEEAFADMLSDDRHVFDLAMSARVGGADPATIAEALHRTEERTDEAERRIRRLVLVHASVHGATDIPACLMYMSIAKDAERIADLSKNLFGIASTVGPPPPGQVRDDLARLWDTISPMITEATRIFADDDRAAAEAFIDAARRLQEHCTEEIDRLLRDQADVPQAAATVLTYRHVSRIVANLLNIVSAVVMPLDRLDYPDDVPDQ